TCATAGTTTTACTTTTATTTGTCCCTTTCCTGACAGGTTGCCAAAACCCCACGGGAGGGACTTCTGCTGATGGGGTCACGAGAATTACTTTCTGGCACGGTATTAATCCCCCAGAAAATAGAGAAATTTTTAATCGCTTATTAGCTAAATTTAATGAGGATAATCCTGATATAGAAGTACAAGGTTTGTACGTTGGACAACCTGATGAACAATTACCAAAAATTATCGCTTCGGTGGTGGGTAATCAACCTCCCGACCTACTTTGGTATGTACCCCAATTAACGGGCAAATTGGTCGATTTACAAGCCATTAAACCCCTTACGGAATGGTTTGATAGTTCTCCCCTCAAAGAACAAATAGAACCCGCTATGGTTCCCACAATGACCTTAGAGGAAGAAATTTGGTCTGTACCTTTTGCTACTAATAATACAGCGATGTTTTATCGTCCTAGCTTATTTGAGGAGGCGGGGATTGACCAATTACCCGTAACTTGGGATCAGTTTGTGGAAGTGGCAGGACAATTAACTGATGGTAATAATCGCCATGGAGTATTGTTATCTGTTGGCAAAGGAGAGTTTACTGTTTTTGTTTGGTTGCCTTTTATTTATGGTGCTAATGGTTTTATGGTGGAAAATAATCAGCCTAATATTGTCAATGAGGGAGCCGAAAAGGCTTTGAGTTTGGGGGCGCAATTGGTGGAGGATAATTATGCAATCTTATCAGCACCTGATCGTGGTTATGAATTGGATGATTTTATTAATGGTAGGGTGGCGATGCAGATTACGGGCCCTTGGACTTTGGCTCAGTTAAAACAAAGTGGCATTGATTATGATGTTTTTCCTTTGCCCGTAGTCGATAAACCTGCCACGGTGTTGGGGGGTGAAAATTTGTTTGTTTTTAGAACTAATCCTGAGCGGGAGGAGGCTTCTTTGAGGTTTTTGGAGTATATTTTGGGAGAAGAGTTCCAAAGGCAGTGGGCTTTAGAGACAGGTTATTTACCTATAAATAAATTAGTTAAGGATAGTTCTGAATATCAGGAGTTTGTGGCGCAAAATCCTGTTTTGGAGGTGTTTTTGGCTCAGATGGAAAATGCTTATGCCCGTCCTATTATTGCTGATTATCCTACCATTTCAGAAAACCTCGGAAGGGCGATCGAATCTACTTTATTGGGGCAAAAGTCGGCAAAAGAAGCCCTAGAGGACTCTCAGGAGAGGATTAATTTATCAGTGGGTAATTTTTAGTCTGTCCCCCCTGCCTTAATCTCGTCATAACCTGAACCATTGGCGTTCAAGATATTATGGGTAGAGACTATAACAATCAACCAGTAAAGTTACTAAACTTGTAACAAAAGAGAGATTCATAGAAACTACCATGACTGAAACAGAAACCATGAAAGAGACAAAAATCGATCTTAAAGATAGTAAATACTACTTTAATCGAGAACTAAGTTGGCTAGAATTTAATCGTCGAGTATTACATGAGGCTTTAGACGAAAGAACTCTATTACTAGAAAGATTAAAATTTACTGCCATTTTTAGCTCTAATTTAGATGAATTTTTCATGGTTAGAGTTGCTGCTATCAAAAGACAAATTGAGGCAGAAGTGACTAAAAAAACTTTTGATGGTTCAACCCCAATCCAGCAAATGGAAAATATCCACAAGTATTTACGTCCTGTGGTACAACAACAGGTTGCCAATTTTGAATATAACATCAAAAAAGAATTAGTCCATCATGGTATTCATTTAATTAATTTTGTCGATCTCAATCAGGAACAAAGACGATATTTACATGATTATTATGAAAGTAATATATTTCCTGTTCTAACACCGTTGGCGGTTGATCCGAGTCACCCTTTCCCTCATATTTCTAATTTAAGTTTAAATTTAGCGGTATTAGTTAGAAATCCCGATACTGGGGCGGAATTATTTGCAAGGGTCAAAGTTCCTAAGTCTTTGCCTCGTTTTGTCGCTTTTCCTGAACATCTCAGGCAAGTGGGAGGAGAAAATTGTGATAATTTACTTTGGGTAGGGGTTCCTTTGGAACAAGTGATTGCCCACAATTTGGAGTCTCTTTTTCCGGGGATGGATGTGCAAGAGTGCCATAATTTTCGTCT
The sequence above is a segment of the Cyanobacterium stanieri PCC 7202 genome. Coding sequences within it:
- a CDS encoding carbohydrate ABC transporter substrate-binding protein, CUT1 family (PFAM: Bacterial extracellular solute-binding protein~COGs: COG1653 ABC-type sugar transport system periplasmic component~InterPro IPR006059~KEGG: cyn:Cyan7425_3276 extracellular solute-binding protein family 1~PFAM: extracellular solute-binding protein family 1~SPTR: Extracellular solute-binding protein family 1), giving the protein MKIKSSFISFIIVLLLFVPFLTGCQNPTGGTSADGVTRITFWHGINPPENREIFNRLLAKFNEDNPDIEVQGLYVGQPDEQLPKIIASVVGNQPPDLLWYVPQLTGKLVDLQAIKPLTEWFDSSPLKEQIEPAMVPTMTLEEEIWSVPFATNNTAMFYRPSLFEEAGIDQLPVTWDQFVEVAGQLTDGNNRHGVLLSVGKGEFTVFVWLPFIYGANGFMVENNQPNIVNEGAEKALSLGAQLVEDNYAILSAPDRGYELDDFINGRVAMQITGPWTLAQLKQSGIDYDVFPLPVVDKPATVLGGENLFVFRTNPEREEASLRFLEYILGEEFQRQWALETGYLPINKLVKDSSEYQEFVAQNPVLEVFLAQMENAYARPIIADYPTISENLGRAIESTLLGQKSAKEALEDSQERINLSVGNF